The nucleotide window GCCAGGGCCACGCGCACGCGCTGTCCCTGCGTGACTCCGGCGTGGACGTGCGGGTCGGCCTGCCCGAGGGCAGCAGGAGCCGGGCGAAGGCGGAGCAGGAGGGGCTGCGCGTGGTCACGCCGGCCCAGGCCGCCGCGGAGGCCGACGTGATCATGATCCTGGCGCCGGACACCGTGCAGCGCAAGCTGTACGAGGCCGACGTCGCGCCGAACCTGAAGGACGGCGACGCCCTGTTCTTCGGTCACGGCCTGAACATCCGCTTCGGCCTGATCACCCCCCCGGCGGGTGTCGACGTCGCGATGGTCGCGCCCAAGGGCCCGGGCCACCTGGTCCGCCGCCAGTTCGTGGACGGCCGCGGCGTGCCGTGCCTGGTCGCCGTCGAGCAGGACGCGACCGGCACTGCGCTGCAGCTGGCCCTGTCGTACGCCAAGGGCATCGGCGGCACCAAGGCAGGCGTGTTGCGCACCACCTTCACCGAGGAGACCGAGACCGACCTGTTCGGTGAGCAGGCCGTCCTCTGCGGCGGCGCCTCGGCGCTCGTCCAGACCGGCTTCGAGGTGCTGATCGAGGCCGGCTACCAGCCCGAGGTCGCCTACTTCGAGTGCCTGCACGAGCTCAAGCTCATCGTCGACCTGATGTACGAGGGCGGCATCGGCAAGATGCGCTGGTCCATCTCCGACACGGCCGAGTTCGGCGACTACGTCACCGGGCCGCGCATCATCACGCCGGCCGTCAAGCAGGAGATGAAGAAGGTGCTGGCCGAGATCCAGGACGGCACCTTCACCAAGCGGCTCATCGACGACGACGAGAACGGTGGCACCGAGCTCGCGGCGTTCCGCAAGACCGGCGCCGACCACCCGATCGAGACCGTCGGCGCCACGCTGCGCCCGATGATGGCCTGGATCGACGACGCCGGCGAGTAGTCCAAGAACGCAGACGGCCCGGTCCCCGCGAGGGAGCCGGGCCGTCGTGCGTGCCAGGGACTAGCTCGCCGGGCCGAACCAGCCGGCGACGTCGGCGAGCAGGGCGACCGACCCGGCGGCGTTGCGCAGCCGGACCGAGCGGTTGCCCAGCTTGACCACGACCAGGTCGGCCGCGGTCTGCCCGGCCGCCAGGTTGAGGTTGGACACCTCCGGCACACTGCTCGCCGTGGCCGGGTAGACGCGCACGTCCGTGCTCGCGGTGGCGCCGACGCCGGTCACGTTGAGCACCGCCGCATCAGCCAGACTCGGCACCTGTGCGACGCCGCCGACCCGCAGCGCGAGGGACGACCCCGGCCCCACGGTCGTGGGAGCGGTGGCGCTGGTGCCCAGGCGGGTGCGGGTGTCCAGGATGCGCGAGGGGTTCACCGGCCGGAACACCGAGCCGGCGGTGCTGTCGTCGTACCACCCGGCGACGTCGGCCAGCAGGTGCACAGCTCCGGTCTGGTTGCGCAGCCGGACCTTGCCGTCCTGACCCACCTTGACGAGAACGACGTTGGCAACGGCGGCGCCCGGTCGGACGTTGATGTTGCTGACGACCGGTGGTGCGGTCTCGACGAGCGGGGTCGGATAGACGCGGACGTCCGTCGAGGTGGTCGCGTGCACCGCCGTGACCGTCAAGGCGACGGCGGACGCGCCCGCCGGGACGGGACTGGGTCCGCCCGACACCGACAGGTCGACCACCTCGCCGGGCCCGACCGGGGTCGTGCGGGTGGTGCCCAGCTGCGCGCGGGTGTCGAGGATCCGGACCGGGTCGGCGGGAGTGAAGGTCGCCGCGGCGGCCGGCGCGTAGTAGCCGGCCAGGTCGGCGAGCAGCTGGACGGCGCCCGCCTGGTTGCGCAGCCGGACGCGGCCGTTGTTGCCGACCGGCACCGTGACCAGGTTGGCCCGGGTGATGCCGCGCGCCAGGTTGAGGTTGGACACCTCGGGCACCGCCGAGAGCACCACCGGGGTGGGGTAGACGCGGATGTCGGTGCCGCTGGAGGGCGCCACCCCGGTCACGTTCAGGACGACGGCGGTCGCCCCAACCGGCACGCCGTGGTGACCGGCGACCTGCAGGTCCACCACGCCACCGGGCTGGACGGCGGCTTTCGGCGCACCGACGCCTTCGCGGGTGTCCAGCACGCGCACCGGGTCGATCGCGGAGTACCGCACTCCGCGCAGCGCCGGCACGGCATAGCCCATGTCGGCGAACATCCCCATCGCGATCTGCCCCGGGTCGGCCAGCGACTCGCCCGGATCGATGAACGGCGTCATCAGCCCGTCGGCGTCCTCGCCGGGATAGCTGGCCTCGTCGAGGTGGCCGTAGGACGTGCCCCACAGGAACGACTCGGGCGCGTACAGGCGGACCTTGCCGCCGCCCGCGGCCGTCCGCCCGAGCTGACCGGCCCAGTACAGCCGGTCGCCGGTGAGCGCGTTGCGCAGCTCGGCCGAGCCGTCCGGCAGCGACAGGATGCGCGTGCCGCCGTTGCCGGCCTGCGCCTGCGTCGTGGCGTAGGTGAACGCGTCGAAGGAGACCCCGGAGCGCACGCCGGAGGAGCCGTTGACCGAGCGGTCGCCGACGGTGGCGGTGCCGGAGGCGTCGACGTTCGCGGTCCCCACCAGACCGAGCCCGTGGCCGATCTCGTGCAGCACCACGGTCGCGAAGTCGTACTGGTCGGCGGGCGGGTTGCCGTCGAGGCCGAAGTAGAGCCCGGGGGCCTGCGGGTTGAAGGCCGCTTCGATGTCCGGTTCGCCCGGCAGGCCGTCGACGCCACGGCGGGCGTTGCTCAGCGCCACCGGCTCGAACACGTCGTCGCTGAAGGCCGCGGTTCCCTTGTCGTTGCGCAGGAAGTCATAGGGCCCGGCGCCGCCGAGGATCGCCGGGTCACCGAAGGTGGTGGCTGTGGCCTCCACCTGGATCGGCACCGGCGACTCGATGATCCGCTCCCACACCTGCACGGCCTGCTCGAACGCCGCCTTGGCCGGCTCCGTCCAGATCGCGCCGTCGCTCCGGTAGGTCACGACGATGTCGGAGACCGGTGCGGCCGCCAGCGAGCCGCTCGCTGCCGGGCCGGTGGTCGTGGGGCCGGAGCTCGGGGCCGCCGTGCCGGTGCGCAGGTCGGCACCCGGCCGCAGCTCGCCCCGGCGGACGATTCCGCGCGGGAGCTCGCCGTAGCTCGTGTCGCCGGCCGCCAGTGCGGCTCGAAGGCTGACCGGAGCGTTGCGCAGGCTGTCAGAGCCGGCGCCGGGGCCGGCGCTGGCCGGGACTGCGGCGGCCAGGCTGGCCGCCGTCACGGCCGCGGCGAGCAGGGCGGCGGCGACGGGACGGCGGAGGGGGTGGGCGCGCACGAAGGCTCCTGGAGGGACTGCGAGAGGGGGAGGGCGCACAGCTTCCCAGGTCAGGAGGTGCTGCGGGCGGACCTTCGGAAAATCGGGTGGGTCGGGCCGAGGGGCCCGCCGGTACGCTCGGCCGCGAACCTGCCCGCGCGGGAGCAGGTGCCCGCCGATCCGGCAGCCCCACCCGAGGCCCCGCCCGCCACAGCCCGAGGACCGACCGTGACCGTCGTGACCCCTGCTCGCCCCGTCGTCCTGCTCGCCGAGGAACTGGCGCCGTCCGTGGTCGCCGTCCTCGGCGCCGGCGTGGAGGTCCGCTCCGTCGACGGCGCCGACCGCGCGGCGCTGCTGCCGGCGTTGGCCGAGGCGGACGCCCTGATCGTCCGCAGCGCGACCCGGGTGGACGCGGAGGCGCTCGCCGCGGCGCCCGGACTGAAGGTGGTCGCCCGCGCCGGCATCGGGCTGGACAACGTCGACGTGCCCGCGGCCACCGCCCGCGGGGTGATGGTCGTCAACGCGCCGCAGAGCAACATCGTCAGTGCCGCCGAGCAGGCGGTCGCGCTGCTGCTGGCCTGCGCCCGCAACACCGCGCCGGCCAACGCAGCGCTCAAGTCCGGCCGCTGGGAGCGCAGCCGCTGGACCGGTGTCGAGGTCGCGGACAAGGTCGTCGGGGTGGTCGGTCTCGGCCGCATCGGCGTGCTGTTCGCCCAGCGCATGTCCGCCTTCGGCACGCAGCTGATCGCCTACGACCCGTACGTCTCGGCGGCTCGTGCAGCGCAGATCGGGGTGCGGCTGGTCGGCCTGGACGAGCTGCTGCGGGAGAGCGACTTCATCTCCGTCCATCTGCCGAAGACGCCGGAGACCGTGGGGCTGATCGGGGAGAAGGAGCTCGCGCTCTGCAAGCCCACGGTGCGGATCGTCAACGCCGCACGGGGTGGGCTGCTCGACGAGACGGCGCTCGCCCAGGCCCTGGAGGCCGGCACGGTGGCCGGCGCGGGGCTGGACGTCTTCGCCAGCGAGCCGTGCACCGACTCACCGCTGTTCGCCTTCGACTCCGTGGTCGTCGCCCCGCACCTGGGCGCCTCGACCGTCGAGGCGCAGGACAAGGCCGGTATCGCGGTCGCTCGTTCCGTGCGCCTGGCGCTGGAGGGCGACTTCGTGCCCGACGCCGTGAACGTGCAGGCTGCCGGGGCGGTCGCCGAGGAGCTGCGGCCGGCGCTGCCGCTGGTCGAGAAGCTCGGCCGTGTCTTCACCGCGCTGGCGGGAGGGGTGGCCGCGAGCCTGGAGGTGCTGGTGCGCGGCGAGATCGCCGAGCTGGACGTCTCGGTGCTCCAGCTGGCCGCGCTCAAGGGCGTCTTCGAGGACGTCGTGGAGGAGCAGGTCACCTTCGTCAACGCCCCCGCGCTGGCGGCCGAGCGTGGTGTGGAGGTGTCCTTGACGACGGACCGGGAGAGCCCGGAGTACCGCAACGTCATCACCCTCCGCGGCGTGCTGCCCGCAGGTGACCCGATCTCGGTGTCCGGGACGCTCGTCGGCACCCGCCAGGTCGAGAAGCTGGTGGAGATCGAGGGCGTGGACGTGGAGCTGCCGGCGACCGGTCATCTGGTGTTCTTCCGGTACGAGGACCGCCCCGGCGTCGTCGGTCAGGTCGGCGTGCAGCTCGGCGCAGCCGGCATCAACATCGCCGGCGCCCAGGTCGGCCGGGACAAGCAGGGTGGCCACGCTCTGATGGCGGTGACGGTCGACGAGGCGGTGCCGGCGGATGTCCTGCAGGGCATCTGCACGGCCATCGACGCCGGGTCGGCGCGCACGGTCTGGCTGCCGTGAGCCTGTTCTCCTCGTACGACGGGACCCGGCTGGCCTGCACCGAGCTCGGCAGCGGGCCGCGGCTGGTCTGCCTGCCCGGCGGCCCGGGTCGCGCCAGCGCCTATCTGGAGGACCTGGCCGGGCTCGACGACGTGCGCACGCTGGTACTGCTCGACCCGCGCGCCACCAGGCGCAGTGAGGTGCCGGCCGACCCCGCGTCGCTGCGCTTCGACCGGCTGGCCGAGGACGTCGAAGCCCTGCGCGAGCACCTGGCCGTCCAGGATCCACAGTGCGAGCGGATCGACCTGCTCGGCCACTCTGCGGGCTGCCTGGTGGCGCAGGCGTACGCCGCGACGCACCCGGACCGGCTGCGCTCGCTGGTGCTCGTCACACCGAGCGACCGGCTGCAGGGCGGCACGCGCGAGGACGTGGCGGGCATCCGCGCCGCCCGTTCCGGCGAGCCGTGGTACGCCGAGGCTGCCGAGGCCCAGGAGGCGCTGGCGTACGCCGCGCCGGCCCAGCAGCAGGCGCTGGTGCGGGCCACCCGGCCGTTCTTCTACGGCCGCTGGGACGAGCGGACCCAGGCGCACGCCGCCACCGCCGACACCCAGAGCAGCAAGCGGGCCGAACTCGGCTTCGGTGCCGGCATCGAGCAGGTCGACGTCGCCGGGATCCGGGCGGCGCTCGCGAGCCTGGACCTGCCGGTGCTCGTCGTCGGCGGTGAGCGCGACGCGCTGACCGGCGTCGCGTCGGTGCACACCGTGGCGGCGGACTTCCGGCGCGCGCAGACCGTCGTGCTGCCGCGGGCCGGCCACTTCCCCTGGGTCGACGAGCCGGAGGCCTTCCGGGCGGCGGTAGAGGAGTTCCTGCGCGTCGCCGCCCGAGGTTAGGGCTGGCCCGACGATCCCGACGAGGGGCCGGGGCCACTCGCACATCGACATGTGCCGCCCAGCGGGTGTTGCACCACAGGTCAACTTTTTGCGATTGTTGACCTGTGGTGCACACCGCCCGGACGGCACACGTGTCTGCGGAGCGACGCGCCCGTGGTCCATGAGCAGGCAGCCACCGACGTCGGGTGACGTGCCGCCGAAGCTGAGCCTGGCGGGCGGCTGCCGGATCACTCCCCTGCCGCCTGCCCCACCCCGGGGCGTCGTAGGATGGTCCCCGTGTTCCTGACGAGGCTGCTGCTTACCTGCCGCGGCGGGGCCCTCTCCTAGGCCGGCCCCCTGCCGCGGGACTTCGCGCTGGCCGCCTTCCGCCCCGCCCTCAGGGAGCAGCTCATGACCCGTCAGCCCAGTACCTGCCAGACCCCCAGCGGCATGCCCTACGGCCGCTACACCCCCTTCCCACCGGTCGACCTCGCCGACCGGCGCTGGCCCTCGCGCACGATCGACCGCGCGCCGCAGTGGTGCAGCGTCGACCTGCGTGACGGCAACCAGGCGCTGATCGACCCGATGGACGCCGAGCGCAAGCTGCGCATGTTCCGGCTGCTCGTCGAGATGGGCTACAAGGAGATCGAGGTCGGCTTCCCGGCGGCGAGCGCCACCGACTTCGACTTCATCCGCGCGCTCGTCGAGCAGGACCTGGTCCCCGCCGACGTCACCATCCAGGTCCTCACCCAGGCGCGCGAGGAGCTCATCGAGCGCACCGTGCAGTCCCTGGTCGGCTTCGGCGGCAGCGCGCTCATCCACCTCTACAACTCGACCTCCACGCTGCAGCGCCGGGTCGTGTTCGGTCTGGACAGGGACGGCATCAAGGACATCGCCGTACGCGGCGCGCAGTGGTGCCAGAAATACGCCGCCGAGCTGCTCGCAACCACCGACGTCCGCTGGCAGTACAGCCCGGAGTCCTTCACCGGCACCGAGCTGGACTACGCGCTCGAGGTCTGCGAGGCGGTCATGGACGTCTGGCAGCCCACGCCGGAGCGCCCCGTCGTGCTGAACCTGCCGGCCACCGTGGAGATGTCGGTCCCGAGCACGTACGCCGACCAGATCGAGTGGTTCGCCCGCGCGTTGGGTGGGCGCCGCAGCAGCGTCGTCCTGAGCCTGCACCCGCACAACGACCGCGGGACCGCCGTGGCGGCCGCCGAGCTCGGCCTGCTGGCCGGCGCGGACCGGATCGAGGGCTGTCTGTTCGGCAACGGCGAGCGCACCGGCAACGTCTGCCTCGTCACGCTCGGGCTCAACCTGTTCAGCCAGGGGGTCGACCCGCAGATCGACTTCTCCGACATCGACGAGATCCGCCGCACCGTCGAGTACTGCAACCAACTGCCGGTGCATCCGCGTCACCCCTACGCCGGTGACCTCGTCTACACCGCCTTCTCCGGGTCGCACCAGGACGCGATCAAGAAGGG belongs to Mycobacteriales bacterium and includes:
- a CDS encoding alpha/beta hydrolase, producing the protein MSLFSSYDGTRLACTELGSGPRLVCLPGGPGRASAYLEDLAGLDDVRTLVLLDPRATRRSEVPADPASLRFDRLAEDVEALREHLAVQDPQCERIDLLGHSAGCLVAQAYAATHPDRLRSLVLVTPSDRLQGGTREDVAGIRAARSGEPWYAEAAEAQEALAYAAPAQQQALVRATRPFFYGRWDERTQAHAATADTQSSKRAELGFGAGIEQVDVAGIRAALASLDLPVLVVGGERDALTGVASVHTVAADFRRAQTVVLPRAGHFPWVDEPEAFRAAVEEFLRVAARG
- the serA gene encoding phosphoglycerate dehydrogenase, whose protein sequence is MTPARPVVLLAEELAPSVVAVLGAGVEVRSVDGADRAALLPALAEADALIVRSATRVDAEALAAAPGLKVVARAGIGLDNVDVPAATARGVMVVNAPQSNIVSAAEQAVALLLACARNTAPANAALKSGRWERSRWTGVEVADKVVGVVGLGRIGVLFAQRMSAFGTQLIAYDPYVSAARAAQIGVRLVGLDELLRESDFISVHLPKTPETVGLIGEKELALCKPTVRIVNAARGGLLDETALAQALEAGTVAGAGLDVFASEPCTDSPLFAFDSVVVAPHLGASTVEAQDKAGIAVARSVRLALEGDFVPDAVNVQAAGAVAEELRPALPLVEKLGRVFTALAGGVAASLEVLVRGEIAELDVSVLQLAALKGVFEDVVEEQVTFVNAPALAAERGVEVSLTTDRESPEYRNVITLRGVLPAGDPISVSGTLVGTRQVEKLVEIEGVDVELPATGHLVFFRYEDRPGVVGQVGVQLGAAGINIAGAQVGRDKQGGHALMAVTVDEAVPADVLQGICTAIDAGSARTVWLP
- the ilvC gene encoding ketol-acid reductoisomerase gives rise to the protein MAEIYYDDDADLGLITSRKVAVLGYGSQGHAHALSLRDSGVDVRVGLPEGSRSRAKAEQEGLRVVTPAQAAAEADVIMILAPDTVQRKLYEADVAPNLKDGDALFFGHGLNIRFGLITPPAGVDVAMVAPKGPGHLVRRQFVDGRGVPCLVAVEQDATGTALQLALSYAKGIGGTKAGVLRTTFTEETETDLFGEQAVLCGGASALVQTGFEVLIEAGYQPEVAYFECLHELKLIVDLMYEGGIGKMRWSISDTAEFGDYVTGPRIITPAVKQEMKKVLAEIQDGTFTKRLIDDDENGGTELAAFRKTGADHPIETVGATLRPMMAWIDDAGE
- the leuA gene encoding 2-isopropylmalate synthase — protein: MPYGRYTPFPPVDLADRRWPSRTIDRAPQWCSVDLRDGNQALIDPMDAERKLRMFRLLVEMGYKEIEVGFPAASATDFDFIRALVEQDLVPADVTIQVLTQAREELIERTVQSLVGFGGSALIHLYNSTSTLQRRVVFGLDRDGIKDIAVRGAQWCQKYAAELLATTDVRWQYSPESFTGTELDYALEVCEAVMDVWQPTPERPVVLNLPATVEMSVPSTYADQIEWFARALGGRRSSVVLSLHPHNDRGTAVAAAELGLLAGADRIEGCLFGNGERTGNVCLVTLGLNLFSQGVDPQIDFSDIDEIRRTVEYCNQLPVHPRHPYAGDLVYTAFSGSHQDAIKKGFEALERDAAAAGVPVRDAAWGVPYLPIDPLDVGRSYEAVIRVNSQSGKGGVAYVLKNEHHLDLPRRMQIEFSRVVQEVADDAGGEISGARIWELFTSTYLQHDAPLRLVSFTSATGESDWVDAVVEWQGETRTVSGQGNGPIAAFVHALSALDLDVRVLDYAEHATGAGEEAQAASYLEVAVGGQVLWGCGVHPSIVTSSLRAIVSAVNRVS